A window of the Carboxydocella sporoproducens DSM 16521 genome harbors these coding sequences:
- a CDS encoding transposase — protein sequence MHTFGRDLKFNPHVHVLVTEGAIDKNKIGKGISFIPYEYLRKA from the coding sequence ATACACACCTTTGGACGGGATCTAAAATTCAACCCACATGTTCATGTCTTGGTAACCGAAGGAGCGATAGACAAGAACAAGATAGGGAAAGGAATAAGTTTTATTCCGTACGAGTATTTAAGAAAAGCCTGA